The nucleotide window cattgtgatttaaattaggagcagacaaaaaaaatgtgtttgaaaagctcccggctctgctccattctgatgcatccacttatagatgaacagatccatgtacgtcttcgttttcNNNNNNNNNNNNNNNNNNNNNNNNNNNNNNNNNNNNNNNNNNNNNNNNNNNNNNNNNNNNNNNNNNNNNNNNNNNNNNNNNNNNNNNNNNNNNNNNNNNNNNNNNNNNNNNNNNNNNNNNNNNNNNNNNNNNNNNNNNNNNNNNNNNNNNNNNNNNNNNNNNNNNNNNNNNNNNNNNNNNNNNNNNNNNNNNNNNNNNNNNNNNNNNNNNNNNNNNNNNNNNNNNNNNNNNNNNNNNNNNNNNNNNNNNNNNNNNNNNNNNNNNNNNNNNNNNNNNNNNNNNNNNNNNNNNNNNNNNNNNNNNNNNNNNNNNNNNNNNNNNNNNNNNNNNNNNNNNNNNNNNNNNNNNNNNNNNNNNNNNNNNNNNNNNNNNNNNNNNNNNNNNNNNNNNNNNNNNNNNNNNNNNNNNNNNNNNNNNNNNNNNNNNNNNNNNNNNNNNNNNNNNNNNNNNNNNNNNNNNNNNNNNNNNNNNNNNNNNNNNNNNNNNNNNNNNNNNNNNNNNNNNNNNNNNNNNNNNNNNNNNNNNNNNNNNNNNNNNNNNNNNNNNNNNNNNNNNNNNNNNNNNNNNNNNNNNNNNNNNNNNNNNNNNNNNNNNNNNNNNNNNNNNNNNNNNNNNNNNNNNNNNNNNNNNNNNNNNNNNNNNNNNNNNNNNNNNNNNNNNNNNNNNNNNNNNNNNNNNNNNNNNNNNNNNNNNNNNNNNNNNNNNNNNNNNNNNNNNNNNNNNNNNNNNNNNNNNNNNNNNNNNNNNNNNNNNNNNNNNNNNNNNNNNNNNNNNNNNNNNNNNNNNNNNNNNNNNNNNNNNNNNNNNNNNNNNNNNNNNNNNNNNNNNNNNNNNNNNNNNNNNNNNNNNNNNNNNNNNNNNNNNNNNNNNNNNNNNNNNNNNNNNNNNNNNNNNNNNNNNNNNNNNNNNNNNNNNNNNNNNNNNNNNNNNNNNNNNNNNNNNNNNNNNNNNNNNNNNNNNNNNNNNNNNNNNNNNNNNNNNNNNNNNNNNNNNNNNNNNNNNNNNNNNNNNNNNNNNNNNNNNNNNNNNNNNNNNNNNNNNNNNNNNNNNNNNNNNNNNNNNNNNNNNNNNNNNNNNNNNNNNNNNNNNNNNNNNNNNNNNNNNNNNNNNNNNNNNNNNNNNNNNNNNNNNNNNNNNNNNNNNNNNNNNNNNNNNNNNNNNNNNNNNNNNNNNNNNNNNNNNNNNNNNNNNNNNNNNNNNNNNNNNNNNNNNNNNNNNNNNNNNNNNNNNNNNNNNNNNNNNNNNNNNNNNNNNNNNNNNNNNNNNNNNNNNNNNNNNNNNNNNNNNNNNNNNNNNNNNNNNNNNNNNNNNNNNNNNNNNNNNNNNNNNNNNNNNNNNNNNNNNNNNNNNNNNNNNNNNNNNNNNNNNNNNNNNNNNNNNNNNNNNNNNNNNNNNNNNNNNNNNNNNNNNNNNNNNNNNNNNNNNNNNNNNNNNNNNNNNNNNNNNNNNNNNNNNNNNNNNNNNNNNNNNNNNNNNNNNNNNNNNNNNNNNNNNNNNNNNNNNNNNNNNNNNNNNNNNNNNNNNNNNNNNNNNNNNNNNNNNNNNNNNNNNNNNNNNNNNNNNNNNNNNNNNNNNNNNNNNNNNNNNNNNNNNNNNNNNNNNNNNNNNNNNNNNNNNNNNNNNNNNNNNNNNNNNNNNNNNNNNNNNNNNNNNNNNNNNNNNNNNNNNNNNNNNNNNNNNNNNNNNNNNNNNNNNNNNNNNNNNNNNNNNNNNNNNNNNNNNNNNNNNNNNNNNNNNNNNNNNNNNNNNNNNNNNNNNNNNNNNNNNNNNNNNNNNNNNNNNNNNNNNNNNNNNNNNNNNNNNNNNNNNNNNNNNNNNNNNNNNNNNNNNNNNNNNNNNNNNNNNNNNNNNNNNNNNNNNNNNNNNNNNNNNNNNNNNNNNNNNNNNNNNNNNNNNNNNNNNNNNNNNNNNNNNNNNNNNNNNNNNNNNNNNNNNNNNNNNNNNNNNNNNNNNNNNNNNNNNNNNNNNNNNNNNNNNNNNNNNNNNNNNNNNNNNNNNNNNNNNNNNNNNNNNNNNNNNNNNNNNNNNNNNNNNNNNNNNNNNNNNNNNNNNNNNNNNNNNNNNNNNNNNNNNNNNNNNNNNNNNNNNNNNNNNNNNNNNNNNNNNNNNNNNNNNNNNNNNNNNNNNNNNNNNNNNNNNNNNNNNNNNNNNNNNNNNNNNNNNNNNNNNNNNNNNNNNNNNNNNNNNNNNNNNNNNNNNNNNNNNNNNNNNNNNNNNNNNNNNNNNNNNNNNNNNNNNNNNNNNNNNNNNNNNNNNNNNNNNNNNNNNNNNNNNNNNNNNNNNNNNNNNNNNNNNNNNNNNNNNNNNNNNNNNNNNNNNNNNNNNNNNNNNNNNNNNNNNNNNNNNNNNNNNNNNNNNNNNNNNNNNNNNNNNNNNNNNNNNNNNNNNNNNNNNNNNNNNNNNNNNNNNNNNNNNNNNNNNNNNNNNNNNNNNNNNNNNNNNNNNNNNNNNNNNNNNNNNNNNNNNNNNNNNNNNNNNNNNNNNNNNNNNNNNNNNNNNNNNNNNNNNNNNNNNNNNNNNNNNNNNNNNNNNNNNNNNNNNNNNNNNNNNNNNNNNNNNNNNNNNNNNNNNNNNNNNNNNNNNNNNNNNNNNNNNNNNNNNNNNNNNNNNNNNNNNNNNNNNNNNNNNNNNNNNNNNNNNNNNNNNNNNNNNNNNNNNNNNNNNNNNNNNNNNNNNNNNNNNNNNNNNNNNNNNNNNNNNNNNNNNNNNNNNNNNNNNNNNNNNNNNNNNNNNNNNNNNNNNNNNNNNNNNNNNNNNNNNNNNNNNNNNNNNNNNNNNNNNNNNNNNNNNNNNNNNNNNNNNNNNNNNNNNNNNNNNNNNNNNNNNNNNNNNNNNNNNNNNNNNNNNNNNNNNNNNNNNNNNNNNNNNNNNNNNNNNNNNNNNNNNNNNNNNNNNNNNNNNNNNNNNNNNNNNNNNNNNNNNNNNNNNNNNNNNNNNNNNNNNNNNNNNNNNNNNNNNNNNNNNNNNNNNNNNNNNNNNNNNNNNNNNNNNNNNNNNNNNNNNNNNNNNNNNNNNNNNNNNNNNNNNNNNNNNNNNNNNNNNNNNNNNNNNNNNNNNNNNNNNNNNNNNNNNNNNNNNNNNNNNNNNNNNNNNNNNNNNNNNNNNNNNNNNNNNNNNNNNNNNNNNNNNNNNNNNNNNNNNNNNNNNNNNNNNNNNNNNNNNNNNNNNNNNNNNNNNNNNNNNNNNNNNNNNNNNNNNNNNNNNNNNNNNNNNNNNNNNNNNNNNNNNNNNNNNNNNNNNNNNNNNNNNNNNNNNNNNNNNNNNNNNNNNNNNNNNNNNNNNNNNNNNNNNNNNNNNNNNNNNNNNNNNNNNNNNNNNNNNNNNNNNNNNNNNNNNNNNNNNNNNNNNNNNNNNNNNNNNNNNNNNNNNNNNNNNNNNNNNNNNNNNNNNNNNNNNNNNNNNNNNNNNNNNNNNNNNNNNNNNNNNNNNNNNNNNNNNNNNNNNNNNNNNNNNNNNNNNNNNNNNNNNNNNNNNNNNNNNNNNNNNNNNNNNNNNNNNNNNNNNNNNNNNNNNNNNNNNNNNNNNNNNNNNNNNNNNNNNNNNNNNNNNNNNNNNNNNNNNNNNNNNNNNNNNNNNNNNNNNNNNNNNNNNNNNNNNNNNNNNNNNNNNNNNNNNNNNNNNNNNNNNNNNNNNNNNNNNNNNNNNNNNNNNNNNNNNNNNNNNNNNNNNNNNNNNNNNNNNNNNNNNNNNNNNNNNNNNNNNNNNNNNNNNNNNNNNNNNNNNNNNNNNNNNNNNNNNNNNNNNNNNNNNNNNNNNNNNNNNNNNNNNNNNNNNNNNNNNNNNNNNNNNNNNNNNNNNNNNNNNNNNNNNNNNNNNNNNNNNNNNNNNNNNNNNNNNNAACGTATCCACAGACAACAATGAATCCACAGACAACAACGTATCCACAGACAACAATGTATCCACTGACAACAACGTATCCACAGACAACAATGTATCCACAGACAACAACGGATCCACAGACAACAACGGATCCACAGACAACAACGGATCCACAGACAACAAAGGATCCACAGACAACAACGGATCCACAGAGAACAATGGATCCACCGACAACAGCGTATCCACAGACAACAACGTATTCACCAACAACAACGGATCCACAGAAAACAACGTATCATCCGACAACAGCATGTCCAAAGACAACAACGGATCCACAGACAACAACGGATCCACGGACAACAACCTATCCACCAACAACAGCGTATCCACCAACAACAGCGTATCCACCAACAACAATGGATCCAACGAGTACAACATATCCACGGACATCAGCGTGTACATTGACACCAACGTATCTAACGACTACAACATATCCATGGACAGTGACCTCTTTGAGCCATTGTGGAACCCTACCCCAGACACAGAGCCTTCATCTGATGATATTAATCAGGACAGTCTACCCATCACTCCAAATCCAAATCATCCTGCCACTACATCTAATTTACCAGACCACTGTGAGATCTCGATGCTGTTGGATCCCGACCCAGCTACAGATGGACAAAAGCAGAGGAGACCCTGGACAaatcgccagtctgttgcagagcGCTATTGTTCTGTTCTTTTAATGCTCTTTTTCTTGTTAGTACTTTTTAttctactttgtgttttttcgtCTCATCTCATCTGAAGAGTTCTTCAGCTGGTCTAACCCACCAAGTCATCAAAATATTGAGTTATCCAGTCAACTTCATTCAGTTTGTAATAAAAGTCA belongs to Oryzias melastigma strain HK-1 linkage group LG18, ASM292280v2, whole genome shotgun sequence and includes:
- the LOC118600143 gene encoding putative uncharacterized protein DDB_G0286901, with translation MSKDNNGSTDNNGSTDNNLSTNNSVSTNNSVSTNNNGSNEYNISTDISVYIDTNVSNDYNISMDSDLFEPLWNPTPDTEPSSDDINQDSLPITPNPNHPATTSNLPDHCEISMLLDPDPATDGQKQRRPWTNRQSVAERYCSVLLMLFFLLVLFILLCVFSSHLI